The following coding sequences are from one Clostridioides difficile ATCC 9689 = DSM 1296 window:
- a CDS encoding AraC family transcriptional regulator, translated as MKDKNTYFNRKGQENFIDIFLKDDIKKGANFKRHWHEHLQIYYFIDGIAYLECGLDNFKVVPGNIVIANSNELHYLESLSDNLKFYSIRIEPTFLFSNQVDLLQTKYLAPLALNHIVFNNLIQNDSLILKCITTILDEYHNKEVGYELSIKANIYQLIVLLLRSHIDKIYSEDEFIKRKYSLEKFECIFDLIEEKYMDKITLKELASRVNLSAHHFCRTFKQITGKTTIDFINGIRLDKAIYYLKETDLNMTEIAMRCGFDSINYFSRLFKRNYNISPTKYRNEHREVSNVILKEDMK; from the coding sequence ATGAAGGATAAAAATACATATTTTAACAGGAAAGGTCAAGAAAACTTTATAGATATTTTTTTAAAGGATGACATTAAAAAAGGAGCAAACTTTAAAAGACATTGGCATGAGCATCTACAAATATATTATTTTATTGATGGTATAGCATATCTTGAATGTGGATTGGATAATTTTAAGGTAGTGCCTGGAAATATTGTAATAGCAAACAGTAATGAATTACATTATTTAGAAAGCTTATCAGATAATTTAAAATTCTATAGTATTCGTATTGAACCCACATTCCTTTTTAGTAATCAAGTTGATTTGTTACAAACCAAGTACTTAGCACCATTGGCTTTAAATCATATTGTATTTAATAATTTAATTCAAAATGATTCTCTGATTTTAAAATGTATTACAACTATACTTGATGAATATCACAATAAAGAAGTTGGATATGAGTTATCTATAAAAGCTAATATCTATCAATTAATAGTACTCTTATTAAGAAGTCATATTGATAAAATATATTCTGAAGATGAATTTATAAAAAGAAAGTATTCTTTGGAAAAATTTGAATGTATCTTTGATTTGATAGAAGAAAAATATATGGATAAAATTACATTAAAAGAACTTGCTAGTCGTGTGAACTTGAGTGCACATCACTTTTGTAGAACATTTAAGCAAATAACAGGTAAGACTACAATCGATTTTATAAATGGAATCAGGCTTGATAAAGCTATATATTATTTAAAGGAAACAGATTTAAATATGACAGAAATTGCTATGAGATGTGGCTTTGATAGCATAAATTATTTTAGTCGCTTATTTAAAAGGAATTATAATATATCTCCAACTAAGTATAGAAATGAACATAGAGAAGTTAGTAATGTTATTTTAAAAGAAGATATGAAATAA